A stretch of the Zeugodacus cucurbitae isolate PBARC_wt_2022May chromosome 6, idZeuCucr1.2, whole genome shotgun sequence genome encodes the following:
- the LOC105217152 gene encoding WD repeat-containing protein 48 homolog, with amino-acid sequence MLTHKGCQGGRKKMQVSFVIRDAEEKQHRNGVNALQLDPNNGKLYSAGRDAIIRVWNTRTESSEKYIQSMEHHNDWVNDIVLCCNGRNLISASCDTTVKVWNAHKGFCMSTLRTHRDYVQALAYARDREQVASAGLDKAIFLWDVNTLTALTASNNTVTTSSLTGSKDSIYSLAMNPSGTVIVSGSTENILRIWDPRTCTRSMKLRGHTENVRALVVSPDGSQVVSGSSDGTIKVWNLGQQRCIQTIHVHKEGVWALLMSENFQYVISGSRDKNIIVTELRNPSNSVLVCEERAPVLSLGYNIDKTGVWATTWNSDIRCWKLPLYDKCTLTSSGGMDAQWAIASNTELTCIKGGAAVKKCVVLNDKRYIVTKDTEENVAIYDVLRVMKKEDLGKVDFDEELKKRNKQVYIPNWFTVDLKTGMPTIVLGQDEVDCFAAWVSIEAGLPECAEPTSETKINYGKLLLEALLESWTPPHSLPQSELEPDSHGNGYFQVPKHTPVIFSEVGGRTVCRLLVRDAAGESESTLLHETVPQWVTDVVIEKTIPKFLKIPFFLQPHPQMIKPERTKKDRLVANEFIQCRKVCEHVLEKVLGAETTPSGGNASNSSQNSQSDANSEGSQVPAEDRIELWCNEVVVDPNMDLRTVRHFIWKQSTDLTFQYKTKPNFSYDGKL; translated from the exons ATGTTAACGCATAAAGGTTGTCAAGGTGGACGTAAGAAAATGCAG gTGTCCTTTGTAATACGGGATGCAGAGGAAAAACAACACAGAAATGGTGTTAATGCTCTACAACTCGATCCCAACAATGGCAAACTATATTCCGCTGGGCGTGATGCTATTATACGTGTATGGAACACAAGAACAGAATCTTCAgagaaatatatacaatcaaTGGAACACCATAACGATTGGGTTAATGATATTGTGCTCTGTTGTAATggcagaaatt TAATAAGCGCCAGCTGTGATACCACCGTCAAAGTGTGGAATGCCCATAAAGGCTTCTGCATGTCAACGCTACGCACACATCGAGATTATGTGCAAGCATTGGCCTATGCCAGAGATCGCGAACAAGTGGCAAGTGCAGGATTGGACAAAGCGATTTTCCTTTGGGACGTTAATACACTAACAGCACTGACTGCCAGCAACAATACCGTTACAA CCTCTAGTCTCACCGGTTCGAAAGACTCTATATACAGTCTGGCTATGAATCCTTCGGGTACGGTTATTGTTAGCGGTTCAACGGAAAACATATTACGTATTTGGGATCCACGTACCTGTACACGGAGCATGAAACTACGAGGTCACACCGAAAATGTACGTGCGCTAGTAGTTTCACCTGATGGTAGCCAAGTGGTGTCTGGCAGTTCAGATGGCACAATCAAAGTTTGGAATTTGGGTCAGCAACGGTGTATACAAACGATACATGTACACAAGGAAGGCGTTTGGGCGCTATTGATGAGTGAAAACTTTCAATATGTGATTTCCGGCAGTCGAGATAAGAACATCATTGTAACTGAGCTGAGAAATCCTAGTAATTCGGTATTAGTATGTGAAGAACGTGCGCCAGTGCTTAGTCTTGGTTATAACATTGACAAAACCGGTGTTTGGGCCACCACGTGGAATTCGGATATACGTTGTTGGAAACTACCGCTCTATGACAAATGTACTTTAACGTCAAGTGGTGGAATGGATGCACAATGGGCGATAGCGTCAAACACAGAACTGACATGCATCAAAG GTGGTGCGGCCGTTAAAAAATGCGTCGTTTTAAACGATAAACGTTATATAGTCACCAAGGACACTGAGGAGAATGTTGCCATTTATGATGTGCTGCGTGTTATGAAAAAAGAAGATTTGGGCAAAGTGGATTTTGATGAGGAGCTGAAGAAACGTAATAAACAAGTTTACATTCCAAATTGGTTTACGGTGGATTTAAAGACTGGA atgCCAACAATTGTATTAGGACAGGATGAGGTTGACTGCTTTGCTGCGTGGGTGTCTATAGAGGCTGGACTTCCAGAATGTGCGGAACCAACATCGGAGACTAAA ATAAATTATGGAAAACTTTTACTGGAAGCATTGCTAGAAAGCTGGACACCACCACATAGCTTACCGCAAAGTGAATTAGAGCCAGATAGCCATGGAAATGGTTACTTTCAAGTACCCAAGCACACACCGGTTATCtttag TGAGGTAGGTGGACGTACGGTTTGTCGACTTTTGGTACGCGATGCAGCTGGCGAGAGTGAAAGTACACTATTGCACGAAACTGTGCCACAGTGGGTCACAGATGTGGTGATCGAGAAGACTATACCGAAGTTCTTGAAAATACCCTTCTTCCTGCAGCCGCACCCACAAATGATTAAACCAGAACGTACCAAAaag GATCGCTTAGTTGCCAACGAGTTTATACAATGCCGCAAAGTGTGCGAACATGTTTTGGAGAAAGTACTGGGCGCAGAGACAACACCTAGTGGTGGTAACGCTTCAAATTCCTCGCAGAATAGTCAAAGTGATGCCAATTCCGAGGGTTCACAAGTACCTGCTGAGGATCGCATTGAGTTATGGTGTAACGAAGTT GTGGTGGACCCCAACATGGACTTGCGTACAGTGCGTCATTTCATTTGGAAACAGTCAACCGATTTGACTTTCCAATACAAGACAAAGCCAAATTTTAGTTATGATGGTAAACTGTGA